TTCTAAAACAAATCTATTAAGCACACTAATGCTACTAgattttcttctcttctctttctctgtacTTGTACTCTTAATTCTCCTCGAGTCCAAGTTCCTCTTCTCTTGGATTCTCTAACTCTTGAATCCTCGTTCTTCCTGTAAGTCTTTGGGTCTTCTACAAAGTCTTACCTACAcacgtcatttatcatttatttgcatgcataataaaccacgttagatattgagtcaagtatgataaatatgcataaatcatatattataatatttgctTAACTAAAATACACATAGGATAATATGGAATATAATATACTAGTGGATAAATACTATTCCTATCCTAATATGAACTTAATATTTACGGCAAGTATTATGTGACTCAAACTCCTAAAATACATTGAATCTAGACAGTCCTATATTATGCATAATACTAATTATAAAAGCTTAAACTCTAAACATTTAATCTTTCCTAACATGCTTATgcaaactaaaactcttagacTCTTACATCATCTACAATGCACcataatatatgataaatgagaCCAGCTATGATATGCATTCCTAGAAGACTCCTAATGCATATATAACTATATGAAGAGTCCTAATCACACACAACTATATGTACTTATGATAGGATATTATAAGAGACCTAAACTAATGCAAAgtcctaagtctaataaacaacTTATCCCAATATGGACTCTTAATTACACATGCATATAACGAACATATTAGGATGCAAATATGAAAGAACTATATGCACTCCTAAACTCTATTGATGCACGCATGCGTATCTCGTACAGGTgactgggaacaggaacagtcaGACAACTAGGAACTCTGTTAAACTGTTTCTGATCTCTTTCTTATTGTTCCTGCTGGACCATATAAAGTATCATTTCGTTCCTCCTTTGTCACTTTACTTACCACATGAAGTTTACCAATGTAAATGCTAATTTACATATAAACAACATGTATAACGTAGCCATCTCCGCTCTCGTCAACAATAGCTTATCATTGCTCATGTCCCTTGTCTCTTGGTTTAATCATAGCTTGTTCTTCCTATGCACATCTTAGCACACATGTTAAtttagataatcatcatttgtttataatcatcaaaacctcactactcaacaatttccccctttttgatgatgacaaactaaTGATGCTTATCACAATTTAAGCAATAAATCGATTACACTTATTCCCCCTTAATTTTGTAAACCAACAACTTATGAACAAGTATAATGACATAGTAAGAGCAATACTAATAAACACCATATAGAtaaggatttagattgtattatatCAAACAATAAGCATACTCTTCCCCCTTTTGGCATTATCGAAAAGGGTTACTTTGCACACAATCTTTTTAGGTTAACCATACACACCCTGAGTTTATATGTCACACACACCACCTTATAGGTTAGACACTTGTTTGTCCCAAAAGTCCTCGAGTTTCCAATTTTGAACTAAGGATGTTGTTGCTACATAATTCCAATTCACAATCCAAAGACCCAATGTTAGAAGCAATGAAGTAACTTGACAAATAATATCAAAAAAGGTTAGAAGAAAATGGTTTCAATGTTAATTGCCAAGGGCGAGAATTAAGTAGAAATGGTGTGAAGAAAAGGCTTGGTGAATAATCGAGTAGAGGGAACCAAGGGTAGATGATGTGTTTGTGGTTTCTTCTTTTAAATGAGGTCCTCAACAATCATTAGATCTTTTTAATGAATATGAAACCAAACCCAACACACCTCCATCTCTTTGTATGTAGCACCTTATCGTACCAAGTTCCCATACATCACCAATCTTCCATAAGGAACTGACATCATAGTGAAACGTGGACTGACTGCTGAAATCAGTGCCTGCAGTGGCTGTACAACTTACCAAGTTTAGTGGAACAGGAACTAACATTAGTGTTGCTTCCTTTTCCTGTTCCTGGTCCTAGAACCGTCTGTTCCTTTACTGCTCAACGAGTGTATGAGTTTAAATTTCTGTAACTCATTGATATTCTTCATAATAATTGAATTCtaggagaaaataataaagtacaAGAATTGATCACCTTTGcttcaattttttgattttttgatttttttttttttttttggttttttttttttttttttttttttgattttttttttttgattttttttttttttgaaacaaagGCGTCATTACAAAATTTTGAGCTTTCCTAGAGTATAAGATCATATAATAATATAGAAaggacttaccattaaatataAGTTCCACcatcgaatatcaaaatcatgTTCAATGTTCCCTACCTTATTCCCCCTGAGTTCCTTACCATCTTCTTTCATGCGGAACCTTGTAGAAGTGAAGTTCCATATGTTACCTAGTAAATTTCAATGTGATACGTACATCATACGGTGATTTTCCTTCAAAGCTTTTATTGATAAATAATAACACGCTGCTTCTACTTCATCTTTGACTTCCCTCTCAAAACATATTCATAATTATTACTCTTCATGCATCGTCGAACTACAAATAAAATAGAATAAAAgaaagatgaaggaaataaaaTAGTGTAAATAGTTAAAACAGTAGATCGATCTATTAGGAAAGGGGAGGAACTACaaatacatatctgatatgtgttgcaacacacatatcagagCAAATGACAAAATagcaaaaatacaaaaaaaaaattgttggtaATTTATTTATTGAGATTGACTATTAAtatgaaaaaaatgaaacaaatatactttaaaaaaaaaatggtattTGTTTTAAAACAAAGGGTACTTGTTTTAAAAGAAATGATACTGTTTTTAAAAGAAATGGTACTTGTTTTAAAAGAAATGATACTTGTTTTTCTAAGAAATtgtactttaaaaaaaattagtactttctctctccaatttGTCACTTTTTCTCTCTACTGTCATCTCattttttctatatttttttctcattctctctctactttcttttattttttttatttttttatttttttattttttttgataaggaaAGAAAACCCAGGCGGACTACCTGACACCATCCTTTCGAATGGGTGAATTACAATGACTTCGAGCTGATAACATACTTCTTGTAAAATCGAGCGTACAATGAAACTACGCTCTAGCCTCGTACTACCCCAGCCCCAGTTCCAAGAAAACTTGGTGAATAGACTTCAAAGATACACGATTAGCCGAACGGTATATGATGACACTCCATCCTCCGGAAGAATACAAACCCGAAGCCCGACACTACATTTacactaaaaaaataaatttaaaaaaaaaaaaaaactaactgcACAGCTAACAAAGAAAGTACACTAGAAACTacaaaaaactaaaaaatgAGGTAATTACAAATACACAAAGTAACTTAGAAACTCCACGATCCGAAGCAGAGTTGAGTGAAGTATTAATTACTTGTCTGCCAATTATCTAGATGGATCAACTCCATGATTTTGGGAGGTGAATTTACCAAACAACTGTAGAGATAATTAAGAAATCCAAAGCTCAAAGGTATCAAGCAAGTGGATCGATCTGTAAAGTCTCCAATAATTGAGAAACAAACTAAAATATCTAAAGAGAAAAAGTCCGGCTGGGGACAAATTCTTGGGCGGATCGACAAGACTTGAACGGAGCTAATATTGTCGGAGAAACGTCACTAGAGTTGGCTAATAGTAGACGCTTCTAATTGACAACACCTCACATAAACAAGTACTTATGAGAAGGGGTGAATTTGAATGTTTGCTTGAATCGTGACTCAGGAGGAAGGATTTTCTTAAGAATGGACTCAGATCCATTGTAAAAGCTTAAAAGTGGGCGGCTGGCTGTGATGATGTTGCCTTTAGGGAGTTTTGCTAGAAAGAAGGCTAGGGTTTTCTAGAGAAAGGGCAGAGCCCTTCTCTCTAAAACGTTTTTGTCTTTAGTTTTGCTTTTctctctacttttttttttttttttttttaatctttctctctcttattttTCTCTTATAATTATTGTGTTTTGTCATATAGTATTTTGTCTTTATCTATTACcttttttttctgttttgtcATGTTGCGGTGTGTTTTGTCATGTTATGGGGtgatatgtgtgttgccactagggatggcaatgggtcggatctggaccgGGTCCGACAGGATCCAGACCCAGACCCGCTTTTTAAGTggtggatccagatccgacccagATCCGTTGGGTCCAAAAAAATCAGATCCAGACCTAGATCCACTAGGTCTAATGGGTCTagggtcggatctggatcctAAGTGGGTCTAAGTGTAtttgttttccaaaaaaatttgTCTCTCATTTTTCTTATATTACGTAATTTTTTTGCCCATTTCTTGTATGTAAACGTAATGTTGCTTTAATAAAACCACTAAATATGGAATATTCattaattttgtttagaaaaaaaaatcatattagcCTTGTAATACAATAAGTATTTAAAGtttctaatattattatttatatgtcatgtcaaataatttttaaatagtttagTATCATAAGAACTTAATAAAGTTTAGCGCGTAAAGCttgaattatatttaaattttaatattttttaaaaaaattatatatatgggtctgtgggtcggatctggaccgGATCTGGATCTTTAATTCTTGGACCCGTACCTAGACCCGCCCCATTGAACAAAGACCCAGATCCGCCCCAGATCCACAGGGTCTAATTTTTTTGTACCCAGACCCTTAAAAATGGACCGGGTCCAATCGGATCTGGATCGGGTCTtggacccattgccatccctagttGCCACATATATCTGATATCCGCCTCTCCAACCTATACGAAAGGGAGGAAGTAGAGGTcgttttttcggatatcagatatgtatggcAATACACATATCAGTTAAAAGAACAGTAGCGAAAAGACAAAAGATGAAGTAtcattcatgtaaaaaaagtatcattctgtaaaaaataataccatttttgtttaaaaaagtaccattcaatttattttgtcttttttcctattttatctTTTGATATGATATGTATTTGCAAGCACAAATCTATTATCCAAAATACTTCCTCGGAGGAAGTATGTATTCTCAAACATAAATTCTTCCTGAAATAGACTTATCATAATGATTAATGACCATAAAGATAAGGATCCCACAGCTATTAAGGGGTTCAATTATGATAAACAAGACCCACATCTTTTAAAAAGAATATGAAAAAGAGAAACCCCGACTGATCATCTTTTCACAAAATTGAACATAATGCATAATAAATAGTACTCCTCCATAAGAGAATTgtaatcattcataacatcttTCCAAAAAGACTCCTTATGTTGCTTGAAGACTTTGTTCATCCAATCATACTTGCCCAATTACAAAATCTGGAACTACCAAAGCTCTTATACGTCTATCACATAAGTGATCAATAACATTAGCTTGGGTTACAATGATGAAATGGGGCCACGAACGTACGATTGTACATTTGTATGCATAATTCTAACTCAGCAATGATAAAACACCATCATGGATCAGACTTTTCTTGGCTAGTGCTTGGGATAGTTTTTTTGAGGGTGATTTTGGAATGAAAGCATTTGGGATTGGACTTTTTGATCCAACCTTAGGGATTAACTAGGACTTTTATATGTACAATGGAAGTATTGAGCAACACATGAAACAACCAAGTAGCTGAATGATGCAGGAAATCCTCTGACACTTCTACTTCAGATGTTCAGGTTTCGGCCAGTCTTCCTGAAAAAAGGTCAAAAACTTCAGGAGACCGTTCTATTTTGTGCTGACTCGAGCCTCTATATTACTCCGTAAGTAATACAAGTACTTAATTTGATGAAGCAAGATGAACAGCTAAGACTCCATCATCTTCAAAAGGAATGCAGTTTCGAGGGCCAACTCCTTACTTTTCAAGTACCTATTCTCTTCAACTATCTCAGTTGTTAGGTTAAGCAGAATAGGGCGAGCTGGGTCGTAAATAGTACGTTCTCGGACACGTGCAGCCCATTTTGCAGCTTCCCATACTCCAAATCTGGTTTTGGGGGTTGGAAAGGAGGCATACAAAAGTGAAGGGGTTAGTGTTTTATGTTATAAGATCTCTAGATATTCCTCCACTCAAATCAGTGTAAAAAAGTTCTTTCGCAGAAgataaaaggaaaatttggtaatattaatccaacctttgaccgattttcttttattaagcccacctacgacatattttttaataatcacacctttaccacccaacgacttttattgggcccaacacgtcataaacTTAAAGTAGGCGGTAAAATGTCCCTACGTggaagtactctctctcgatatattcagtcatcatcatcaattcatcaccatctcgatgactttttcaccggttatcggtcacttaagcccaataaaagtcgttgggtagtaaaggtgggattattaaaaaaatatgtcctaggtgggattaataaaagaaaaccggcaaaaagttggattaatattaccaaattttccgaAGATAAACAGAAGAGAGATACCTTGTGCTGAAACATGAGGTAATTAGGACGGAAGGATAAACCAAGTCGTTTCTGATATTATTGTAAGGAGAGTATTTCTGCAttgcttcaaaatcttcaaTATCAAATGGATACCCAAATTCCTCGTAATCAACTGGTGTAAGGGGTAATATAGGGCGCATAAGGGTTGTTGTTGGATCCAAGAATGGAACCTGAAGATAATTAGAAAATGGAAGTATAAGCAACCATGGTAGTTGGCAAAGGGGATACCAATTTGCTTCACAAAGCATAAACCATTACAACAAATAAGAAACAACCACTAGTTCATTAAAACACATAAAGTGGTTTTTTAGCTGTTATGGCTAGGCATCAGCAGAAGCAACCCCCCTCTCTCTCATCTTTgttatgttcgacttattttgacttatttcagacaaaatagtATAGGGTGATTGGGTCATAGCAAAGAGGACAGTGAGATGAAGCTTACATTAATGTCGTCACATTCACCTATTTGACTATTTTCAAGAACAAAATGCTGAAATTCATACCTATCTTTACGTTCCCACCCCCCAAACCACCACAGGATAAAGAAAAAGGAGGGGGGGAGAAGAAGGAAAGTAAAGAAGAAAATGCATGACCTTCAATACAGCAGCACGGAATAACTCTGGACAAGCATTAATAGCTGAAGCAACTAAAAGTCCTCCAGCACTATAACCCCAGGCAGCAAGCTTGTTCTCATGCACAATATTTTCCTCAACCATGAATTTCCCACAACAAAGAAAGTCTTGAATGGAGTTTAACTTCATACTGCGTCTCCCATCACGGTGCCACTTCTTACCTCTGCCACCTCCACCTCTGTATAGACCAGAATTAGCAATAAGCAGACAGTTAAATACCACAAAGGAAGCTGTTTAACAAGTGCCAACATACCTAACATCTGCATAGGCAATAAGCCAACCACGATCAAGAAGACTTTTCAGTTCACTGCGCCAGCGTTTGTCTAGCAGTTCACCATAAGCTCCATGTCCATGAAGTAATGCAGGGTTCTGATTTCCTGTTTTATTTCTGGGAGCATAAACGACAGTCAATGGTATCATGACTCCATCATGTGAACAGACGTTATGTTGTTCGCAAGCATAAAATTCAGAAAGGTCATTCCAAATATTTTCATCATTCGTAGGTTTATCATTCTCAGGGTCGAAATAAATAGAACGTGGTGATTTGTCATCATATGAAGTAGAGGCTTTTCCATAGAGAATCCGTGTCCTCTCATGAAGCAGATTTTGCTGCTGAATAATGTTCCACTTGCCACTCAAAAGATCATAATCAACCACAGCATCCGGCATCTGTCACACAGAACAGATCGGCAAAGGATATCAGAAGTAGCTGACTTGCAACTTGCAAGTAAGTTCTTTGCACAAAAAGTAATGAAGCATTACAAGTTTACAACAGAACAGAAGCAACTAGCAAGCACagagaaaatcaaaaaattgaaatgCAACTGAAGTTCGAaagttctttaaaaaaaaaactctatgCCTATGCAACATTAACATCAATAAACCCCTCATGTAGTCATGTCAAACCTCCTCGCATGGGTAGGGAAAGAGGCAATGTACACAGCCTTAACCCTAACAGTTTGCTACTTTACAAATATAAGAAGCTCAGACTTCTAATTCAGTCCACTATAATCTGAGAGTCAAACAATAGTGCGTCTTAGGCTGGAAAGACACAGCTATACCTACGAACGGAAATTAATTGCATGGCAATATGGCATGCATGACAGGCATGTccaacaataaaaataatttcaCAATGGTCTTATCATACTTGCATAAATTTGACAGTTGCGTACCAGCGGAGAAGAAACTGTAAAGCGCACTGTGGAGGAGTTGAAATCATAATTCGGCCCAGGTAAAATTTCACAAATATGCTTCGGCAAAGGAAGGAAACGTGGATTATGCTCCACCAGACGAACTGCTTCCTGAAAGACAAAAGAGGAGCAAAATTTAACGAATAAATTTTGAAGAATACTCACAGATACCTGAGTAAGTGAGTAACAGCCAAAAAATAGCAATGGCATTTCAATATGATTTTATGAGCATGAAAGTTACAAAGTCACCAAATACAAAGCACCAAAATTACCTCACGTGAAGATAGATGAGATCATGAGAGCTATAGTTTGTTCGTACAAATAATCCAATATGTGGAGAACAATAGAACATTGTCTACTTATTTCTTAGATATTAAATATTCTATCAACAAAAGGGAAAATAAGAGAATAAAGAGTCCAATGAATTCTGAAGAAACATTAATGAGGGAAATCAAATGCCAACCTGCCAATCATACTTCACATCATTGGTCATTCAAAGCCAACCGTTTTGAATTGTGACACGACAGACTCCGTTTCACGGTAGACTACTTTATTGATAAATTCCCACTTGACAAAACCCTGCTTTGCTTCAGTCATTTATCTTGAATCACAAAACTCAAGCATATATACCCGAGAAAGCTGCTCACAGAAGAGCCTTCCGAGGCTCATCACTCATAATGCAAACAGATACACAATCCATATAATGCAAGCTTTTACGATTAGGTAATTCTCAGTTTATCTCATGATTATTTGCTTGAAAATGCAGTTGATACCTTTTGCCCAAATTGCAACTGAACTGTATTACCAAAATGTGCTAGCTCATTTACTAAACATAAATGACAGCTTTAGAAAACTAAAGCAGTCAGTGGAGAGCAGGTATTCCCCAGCACCTCAATATCGAACTACCTACAGGTAAAATTGTGAACCAAGGATGACAAAAAACCAATTACACAATTTTTTATGTTCATATCAGTAGCTAATAAATGCTCTCCACTTCCTTAAAAAAACAATCTCTCTTCACTTTCTTTTATTGATTAAAAGGCTTTGTTCATAAACATGTATAGTCATAGGAGTCATAGGAGTCATAGCACATTCTACAAGAGACAATAAAACATAGGATCTCGGGATTCCAGAACCGAAACAACACGTTCTTGAGAATAAATCTTTGTAGATTCCAGTACTTAGTTGTTTAGCTCTGTAAAACTAAAAAACAGACACTGAATTAATAAAACTCTGACCTTTGGCTTACCTTTTGATTGGGCAAAGGTAGAGGAACCGCACCTAGCCTTAACGTTTGGCCTTCTCTCAATATAAGTACCAAGTGTGTGTCACTGAAATCAACATCCACAATTACCATATCTGGGTCATCAACAAATACTGTCTGCATCAAATGATCAACAAAGAAATATTGATGAGGCTGTCAATTTGTAAGTTCTAAATTCATCATACTATATCTATTCTtaaacataaatcataatgaactTAGGTCCAACTCattaaagctattgctactggTTGCACTCTTCCTAAATTCTTAACACTGATAAGGTGTATCACTGTATCCTATCCATGCCTAACAGCAAGACATACCATTCCTTTAAACCAAACAACCGTATTATCTTCTAGCCAATGCAAGAGACTTCCAGCTCATTCAAATTTAAATTAGAGGCTTAGACTGAGTATCTAGAAAGAGACATATCTATTTCGCTCGGAGTCATTATAATTCATCTGACATGATGATTTCAGGTAGTCCGCCTGAGGTTTTCttccttatcaaaaaaaataaaaataaataaataaataatctaGAAAGAGACATATGCAGCTGAATGACTAAAGGCACACCAGGCGAAAGAGGCCACAATTAAGGAATAGATAAAGTTGAAAGATGAATGTTCTTGTTAACCCCACATATCTGAGAGATATCAACTAAATTTTGCCGAATTAACAAAGAGAAACAAAACATGACGCCTGTTGAGGCAGAAAAAACAAAGATAGCGTTATCAGAATCCTGACATACCTCCCAGACTCTATGATCTGGAGCAATATCAACAGGTGAACGAAGAAGATAATGACTATCAACTGGCTGTCCTTCCCTTGCAGCATCTGTGAACAAATAGAGGTATCCTCCATGATGCTCAACAACACAATGGACAAACGGCTCACCATCCCAAACCAATGTCATCCCCGATAAAGGATTGGCAGAATCTATCAAAAATACCTGGACgtcaatgagaaaaactgattcAGAACATATCCATGTTGGAAATGATCCAGGAAGATGGTTACATGACCTGAAAGTGTTACCTTTGAACCCGTAGTTGAGAATATATATACAGTCACAAAATGAAAATCTTTAGTGTGTCGAATGCTAACATAGACATTCTCCTTTGGCTCTTCAAGAAGCAAGACATCATCATCATTTGATCCAAGCATGCTACAATACAACCTAACAGCATAGAAATAGAAACATTATCACCTATGTTCAGCCATACAAGTACAGCAAACAAGAGTGCTTAAGATATAAGCAATAAGTACGAACTTGCAAGGGCGTTTGTAGTGATCAGTGACAACATAAAACAGAGACTGCACATTCTTAGCCCATGCCACATTTGAAACCCAATCAGCTTGTGGCTTATCACACAAAGAACCAGTAATCAAGTCCCTCACAGATAACTTGAAAAAATCATTGTCTTTGTCATACATAGTGTAGGCTATATAACGGTGATCAGGTGACACCTCACACAATTCCTCAAAAGCATAACCTACAATGAGAAAGCAACGTGTCAAAAACAAAACGCCAATTAATTAGGACAAGTATAAGGCATTAGGcatacaaacaattaaagaAACCTCCGAATCTCTCAGCTTCCAGATTGTAATCAATCAACTTCTGTTCAATCCTCTTTCCAGACGTGAAATCAAACCCGGAAAAAGGAGACTTGTTTGAAATAAACTCCTCATTTAAACTTGCCAATCGACGACATAGCACTGGAAATTGCTTCCCTTCTTCAACCCGCCGATAATACAGCCTGTATATACCCTTAATAAGTTGAAACAAACAATTAGTCAGATTCAGATGCCAGCATCCTAATTCAATTGGGTAAAGGCAAAAGACATGCTCCCCCAGCTAATACCATGCACAATTTCAATCAATTGAACAATGCATAATGAAAGCTAGTGAACTTTTAAATTTTCTTAAGATTGTATCTCCATTAAAGTACCATTACCCCTACAATGACACAGAAAATTGTTACACTAACCAGTCACACAAACAAAATGTGCATGTTTGGAATGGGGGTTTAAGCCAATTAGGTAACACCGGTTTATCCTACAATCTTATACTCACAATTAAATTCGACATGAAATCCAACTTAATTCAAAACTACATACAACTCGGCTAAAGAGATGGAACAAAAACATAAATTTCACGAAAAAATTATAGTTGCTTCATCAAATAAAACCAACCCGCCATTAATAATACCcaaaaaaacaacaataaaCAATCTACAAAACCACGAAAACAAAAGGGATAAAAAGGAAGGAGATAGAGAAAGAGACCAGGGGCCCCAACGAAAGGGGGGAGACGACAGGTCGTACGGCAAGCGAGAAGCAATTTCAGACTGAAGTTTGCTTTGAAGGTTATGTGTTTCAGACAAGACAGCTTCAGTGTACTTCTCTTCTTGCTCCATGTAAACATCCATATGTCTCATTGCCACCTTATCGTCCAGCTTCGACATCCAGCTGTACTGATCCTCCCATGTTTCTCCGTGTGGCGCCGTCAACTTCTCCGCCTTTTTTGGCGGCTTTGGTGGTGTTGGTGGAGGCGGTGGTTTTGGCGGTTGTTTCTGGGCTTTCCGGTGGGCCTGGCGGAGAGATGGGCCGAAGCAGGTGGGTTTTGAAGGTTGAAGATGGAAGACGGATTTTCGGAGGAAACGACTCATTTTTGCGGCTTTGCCAGTAAAAATGGTCGAATTGGGATTTTGGAAGGGTTTATGACTTAAAGGCTTTATGCCTACAAGTAAACGGATGTAAAAACTACGGAGTATTACTCAGTACTTAAATTTTACAGGGAGGGAAAATTTTACTTTTTTCgtatctttttgttttttacgttttcatGTTTGGATGTCTAAAAAtgttcaaaaggtcttgcgcgcaatagatgtataataaatttattgtaaaccaagataacttttatgcagttttttttgtaactttaacctatttttctgtaacttttatattataaaattaaaaagttgatagataaatattttaaatggttaaatgactaatttatacattattagtaattATGAAGAAAtactttttattcaaatgaaaaatttatcattaaaaaatagataacttttacatatataaatatacggagtaacttttaagtattttgagtcaacttttactccggtgtacaatatttattgtacacccattataaat
This genomic stretch from Spinacia oleracea cultivar Varoflay chromosome 3, BTI_SOV_V1, whole genome shotgun sequence harbors:
- the LOC110789939 gene encoding uncharacterized protein; the encoded protein is MSRFLRKSVFHLQPSKPTCFGPSLRQAHRKAQKQPPKPPPPPTPPKPPKKAEKLTAPHGETWEDQYSWMSKLDDKVAMRHMDVYMEQEEKYTEAVLSETHNLQSKLQSEIASRLPYDLSSPPFRWGPWLYYRRVEEGKQFPVLCRRLASLNEEFISNKSPFSGFDFTSGKRIEQKLIDYNLEAERFGGYAFEELCEVSPDHRYIAYTMYDKDNDFFKLSVRDLITGSLCDKPQADWVSNVAWAKNVQSLFYVVTDHYKRPCKLYCSMLGSNDDDVLLLEEPKENVYVSIRHTKDFHFVTVYIFSTTGSKVFLIDSANPLSGMTLVWDGEPFVHCVVEHHGGYLYLFTDAAREGQPVDSHYLLRSPVDIAPDHRVWETVFVDDPDMVIVDVDFSDTHLVLILREGQTLRLGAVPLPLPNQKEAVRLVEHNPRFLPLPKHICEILPGPNYDFNSSTVRFTVSSPLMPDAVVDYDLLSGKWNIIQQQNLLHERTRILYGKASTSYDDKSPRSIYFDPENDKPTNDENIWNDLSEFYACEQHNVCSHDGVMIPLTVVYAPRNKTGNQNPALLHGHGAYGELLDKRWRSELKSLLDRGWLIAYADVRGGGGRGKKWHRDGRRSMKLNSIQDFLCCGKFMVEENIVHENKLAAWGYSAGGLLVASAINACPELFRAAVLKVPFLDPTTTLMRPILPLTPVDYEEFGYPFDIEDFEAMQKYSPYNNIRNDLVYPSVLITSCFSTRFGVWEAAKWAARVRERTIYDPARPILLNLTTEIVEENRYLKSKELALETAFLLKMMES